In the genome of Cutibacterium equinum, one region contains:
- the uxuA gene encoding mannonate dehydratase: MKMTFRWYGPETDPITLENIRQIPGTSGIMGAMDWIPVGEVWSEDEISSYVHKVNEAGLECEVIESVNVHEDIKLGKPSRDTYITNYCKTLENLAGHGVKVVVYNFMPVFDWLRTELFHRNEDGSTCLYYDHEELEGLTPQDIVKSTLDSSAFPLPGWEPERLADLDEVMAQYTDMTPDQLRDNYRYFLEGIVPTCEKVSIRMAVHPDDPAWDIFGIPRIVHSDSDLQKVVDLVDSPANSLCVCAGSLGSNPDNDVPAIFTKYGDMGRIAAAHVRNVKFLGHKKFKEAAHLSSDGSLDMYAIMKAIHDHCPDVYIRPDHGRMIWGEMGRPGYPLYDRALGITYLNGLWEAIDKASTR, translated from the coding sequence ATGAAGATGACATTTCGGTGGTACGGTCCGGAAACCGATCCCATAACCTTGGAGAACATCCGTCAGATTCCTGGGACAAGTGGAATCATGGGCGCAATGGATTGGATTCCGGTCGGCGAGGTATGGTCTGAGGATGAAATTTCGTCCTACGTCCATAAGGTCAATGAGGCTGGCCTGGAGTGCGAGGTCATTGAGTCGGTGAACGTCCATGAGGACATCAAGCTCGGCAAGCCGTCCCGTGACACCTACATAACCAATTACTGCAAGACCCTGGAGAATCTCGCAGGCCATGGGGTCAAGGTTGTCGTCTACAATTTCATGCCGGTTTTCGACTGGCTTCGCACTGAGCTGTTCCACCGCAACGAGGATGGCTCGACCTGCCTGTACTACGACCATGAAGAGTTGGAGGGTCTGACTCCTCAAGACATTGTCAAGTCCACTTTGGATTCGTCGGCCTTTCCGCTGCCTGGTTGGGAGCCCGAGCGACTGGCTGATCTCGACGAGGTGATGGCTCAGTACACCGACATGACGCCTGACCAGCTACGCGACAACTATCGTTACTTCTTGGAGGGAATTGTTCCGACTTGTGAAAAGGTCAGTATTCGAATGGCTGTCCATCCTGACGACCCCGCCTGGGACATTTTTGGGATTCCTCGTATCGTTCACAGTGATTCAGATCTACAGAAGGTTGTCGATCTAGTCGATTCTCCGGCCAACTCGCTGTGTGTCTGTGCGGGATCTCTTGGGTCAAATCCTGACAATGATGTTCCTGCTATTTTCACGAAGTACGGAGACATGGGGAGAATCGCCGCGGCTCATGTTCGTAACGTCAAGTTCCTGGGACACAAGAAGTTCAAAGAAGCGGCTCACCTTTCCAGCGATGGGTCCTTGGACATGTATGCCATCATGAAGGCCATTCACGATCACTGCCCAGACGTTTATATTCGCCCCGATCACGGTCGGATGATTTGGGGGGAGATGGGCCGACCGGGCTACCCGCTGTACGACCGTGCTCTCGGAATCACCTATCTCAACGGCTTGTGGGAGGCCATTGACAAGGCATCCACTCGCTGA
- the uidA gene encoding beta-glucuronidase, with product MMLRPQTTPTRETQCLSGMWDFAFDAEDHGQAEGWFAQRLPERTEMAVPASYQDLFTDPGARDHVGPVWYQRDARIPRGWADDRVVIHFESATHAATVWGNDVEVANHVGGYLPFEADITDHVRAGEQCRLTVRVDNRLSFQTIPPGIVVDSPEGPKQRYWHDFFNYAGIHRDVWLCSRPAAHVEDVTITTDIDGDDGIVTWKVVSQNSDSLTTQVTIFDAEGNEVAQATGASATTRIPSAHLWQPGQGYLYEAEICLLNGQRVVDSYRQAFGVRTVRVDGNRLLVNGEPIHLRGFGMHEDHQTIGKAHNDALMLRDAACLEWIGANSLRTSHYPYSEHVLDYADRHGLLIIDETPAVGMNMGLGGGIFGAQGYTTFSAETINDQTQAVHAQVIRDLIARDKNHPSVIIWSIANEPESETEAAENYFRPLFDVARDADPTRPVSFVNVMLAPYGKCRVSQYSDVLLLNRYYGWYVDTGDLAAAERHWREEMAGWASENKPIIITEYGADTMPGLHQIPAQPWSEEYQVEVLEMNERVFDSFDAVIGEQIWNFADFATTSGTMRVGGNRKGIFTRDRQPKMAAFHLRKRWRGIED from the coding sequence ATGATGCTTCGCCCCCAGACCACCCCCACCCGAGAGACACAGTGTCTGTCTGGAATGTGGGACTTCGCCTTCGACGCCGAGGATCACGGTCAGGCCGAGGGATGGTTCGCCCAACGGCTGCCTGAGCGCACCGAGATGGCGGTTCCGGCCTCCTACCAGGACCTCTTCACCGACCCCGGCGCCCGTGATCATGTCGGCCCGGTGTGGTACCAGCGCGACGCCCGAATCCCGCGAGGCTGGGCTGACGACCGCGTCGTCATTCACTTTGAGTCCGCCACTCACGCCGCCACGGTCTGGGGCAACGATGTCGAGGTCGCCAACCACGTCGGCGGGTACCTCCCCTTCGAGGCCGACATCACCGACCACGTCCGCGCGGGCGAACAATGCCGGCTCACGGTGCGCGTCGACAATCGGCTGTCCTTCCAGACCATTCCGCCGGGAATCGTCGTCGACTCCCCCGAAGGCCCGAAACAGAGGTACTGGCACGATTTCTTCAACTACGCCGGCATTCACCGAGACGTTTGGCTGTGTAGCCGCCCGGCCGCCCACGTCGAGGATGTCACCATCACCACCGACATCGACGGGGACGACGGAATCGTCACCTGGAAGGTGGTCTCGCAGAATTCTGACTCCTTGACGACCCAGGTGACGATTTTTGACGCCGAGGGCAACGAGGTCGCTCAAGCAACCGGCGCCTCTGCGACCACCCGCATCCCCTCGGCCCACCTCTGGCAGCCAGGACAGGGCTACCTCTACGAGGCCGAAATCTGCCTACTCAACGGACAGCGCGTCGTCGATTCCTACCGCCAAGCTTTTGGTGTGCGGACGGTTCGTGTCGACGGAAATCGCCTCCTCGTCAACGGTGAGCCCATCCACCTACGAGGCTTCGGGATGCATGAGGATCACCAGACCATCGGCAAAGCCCACAACGATGCCCTCATGCTGCGCGACGCCGCGTGCCTGGAATGGATCGGGGCGAACTCACTGCGCACCTCTCATTATCCCTACTCCGAGCACGTCCTTGACTACGCCGATCGTCACGGATTACTCATCATCGACGAGACTCCGGCAGTCGGCATGAACATGGGCCTGGGAGGCGGCATTTTTGGCGCCCAGGGTTACACGACTTTCTCTGCGGAGACCATCAACGACCAGACCCAGGCAGTTCACGCACAGGTCATCCGCGATCTCATTGCCCGTGACAAAAACCACCCCAGCGTCATCATCTGGTCCATCGCCAACGAGCCGGAGTCCGAGACCGAGGCAGCAGAAAACTACTTCCGACCCCTCTTCGACGTCGCCCGTGACGCCGACCCCACCCGCCCAGTGAGTTTTGTCAACGTCATGCTCGCCCCATACGGAAAGTGCCGGGTCTCGCAATACTCCGACGTTCTTCTCCTCAACCGCTACTACGGCTGGTATGTCGACACCGGTGACCTGGCCGCCGCCGAGCGTCACTGGCGCGAGGAAATGGCCGGCTGGGCCAGCGAAAACAAGCCGATCATCATCACCGAGTACGGCGCCGACACCATGCCCGGCCTGCACCAGATCCCAGCTCAGCCATGGAGCGAGGAGTACCAGGTCGAGGTCCTGGAGATGAACGAGCGGGTCTTTGACTCCTTCGACGCCGTCATCGGCGAGCAGATCTGGAACTTCGCGGACTTCGCGACCACCAGCGGCACCATGCGCGTCGGGGGCAACCGCAAGGGCATCTTCACCCGGGATCGTCAGCCCAAGATGGCCGCCTTCCACCTTCGTAAGAGGTGGCGCGGCATCGAGGACTGA
- a CDS encoding MFS transporter — MSTSTTKSQKAEAVNARDFDLRDMIGYALGDVGNNFTFNLVNSFLMIFYTNVFGLKAALVGALFMSARLIDAFVDIMVGRLIDNAKMTKRGRFTPWVMRMKFPLAASAILLFLPAAGHLPMTTRVIYAFVTYLAWGIFYSFVNIPYGSMASAISGTPRNKTSLSTARSIGSASGAAIVSYVVPLIMYGNNSRQINPHRFFIGVTIFAILGLFCYVGLTMLTVERIRIDKTKPVPLGRMFSEMAHNKALVMLVIIDILVVINQNLSGVTLTYLFNDYFQNKTAMSIALVFNFTTVILVAPFAQTLVRKFGRKESATVALFFAAGIYGATLIIHTHNPWIFLVGLFFGSLGAGVFNLMVWAFITDVIDAQEVMSGEREDGIIYGVNSFARKLAQGIAGGLGGAMLTMIGYQSSSQGGAVQSESVANNLYTLATAIPTVCCLGAALLLLAYPLTRAKVIANADELARRHEAQAEHNA, encoded by the coding sequence ATGTCGACCAGTACAACGAAGAGTCAGAAGGCTGAAGCAGTCAACGCTCGCGATTTCGATCTTCGCGACATGATCGGCTACGCGCTTGGTGACGTCGGAAACAATTTCACCTTCAACCTGGTGAATTCTTTCCTGATGATCTTCTACACCAATGTTTTCGGCCTCAAGGCCGCCTTGGTGGGCGCGCTGTTCATGTCCGCCCGACTGATCGATGCGTTCGTCGACATCATGGTCGGCCGCCTTATTGACAATGCCAAGATGACCAAGCGCGGACGGTTCACCCCATGGGTCATGCGGATGAAGTTCCCACTCGCAGCCTCCGCAATTCTGCTCTTCCTCCCGGCCGCTGGGCACCTCCCCATGACGACGCGAGTCATTTACGCCTTCGTCACTTACCTGGCCTGGGGCATCTTCTACTCCTTCGTCAACATCCCTTATGGATCGATGGCTTCGGCCATCTCAGGCACGCCGCGCAACAAAACCTCACTGTCCACTGCTCGTAGCATCGGATCGGCTTCCGGCGCCGCCATCGTCAGCTATGTCGTGCCACTCATCATGTATGGCAACAACTCCCGCCAGATCAACCCGCACCGGTTCTTCATAGGGGTCACGATCTTCGCCATCCTCGGTCTGTTCTGCTATGTCGGTCTGACGATGCTCACCGTCGAGCGGATTCGAATCGATAAAACCAAGCCTGTCCCACTGGGTAGGATGTTCTCCGAGATGGCCCATAACAAGGCCCTCGTCATGTTAGTCATCATCGACATCCTCGTCGTCATCAACCAGAACCTTTCCGGCGTCACCCTGACCTACCTGTTCAATGATTACTTCCAGAACAAGACAGCAATGTCCATCGCCCTGGTTTTCAATTTCACGACAGTCATCCTCGTGGCGCCTTTCGCGCAAACCCTCGTACGGAAATTTGGTAGAAAAGAATCCGCTACGGTGGCATTATTCTTCGCTGCGGGCATATACGGCGCTACGCTCATCATCCACACCCACAACCCCTGGATCTTCCTCGTCGGTCTGTTCTTCGGGTCTCTGGGCGCTGGTGTGTTCAACCTCATGGTGTGGGCCTTCATCACCGACGTCATCGACGCTCAGGAGGTCATGTCAGGGGAGCGCGAGGACGGCATTATTTACGGTGTCAATTCCTTCGCCCGCAAGCTCGCTCAGGGCATCGCCGGTGGTTTGGGTGGTGCCATGCTGACGATGATCGGCTACCAGTCTTCCTCGCAGGGTGGCGCGGTTCAGTCTGAGTCGGTCGCCAACAACCTGTACACCCTTGCCACCGCCATCCCGACGGTCTGCTGCCTCGGCGCTGCCCTCCTCCTGCTGGCATACCCGCTCACCCGCGCCAAGGTCATCGCCAACGCCGACGAACTCGCACGTCGTCACGAAGCCCAGGCCGAGCACAACGCCTGA
- a CDS encoding (2Fe-2S)-binding protein, whose amino-acid sequence MDMIDLTAAGFDEWVSVENHRPDDTPATFWLPATQLVTPQVIDRRINHTHQALLTQRHEGKAGHGHHVAAAPGAVARRVAMSATQLGIVARLVVPVVAARTLGHDVDFPRLEDVWFQDVLQAPVPVSMAWQPGPAKITGSAVERITDAFIAAGLSKIVARDNLASAVSTSVVMISRCRPDLRQAAIDAANELLIMVDPRPGITAGPGFKRRSCCLYYQVSGSRIACCGDCVLV is encoded by the coding sequence GTGGACATGATCGATCTGACGGCGGCGGGGTTCGACGAGTGGGTCAGTGTCGAAAACCATCGGCCCGACGACACTCCCGCCACTTTCTGGCTTCCCGCTACCCAGCTGGTGACGCCGCAAGTCATCGACCGTCGCATCAACCACACCCACCAGGCACTGCTGACCCAGCGTCATGAGGGCAAGGCCGGTCACGGTCACCATGTCGCGGCGGCTCCCGGTGCGGTTGCCCGCCGCGTCGCCATGTCTGCGACGCAGTTGGGAATTGTCGCCAGGCTCGTCGTACCTGTGGTTGCAGCACGAACTCTGGGCCACGATGTCGATTTTCCCCGCCTGGAGGACGTCTGGTTCCAGGATGTGCTTCAGGCCCCGGTTCCGGTGTCGATGGCCTGGCAACCGGGGCCGGCGAAAATCACCGGCTCGGCGGTGGAGCGGATCACGGATGCCTTCATCGCGGCTGGGCTGAGCAAAATTGTTGCCCGCGACAACCTCGCGTCAGCAGTCAGCACCTCGGTGGTCATGATTTCGCGCTGCCGTCCCGATCTACGTCAGGCCGCCATTGACGCTGCGAACGAGTTGTTGATCATGGTCGATCCTCGGCCTGGGATCACCGCCGGTCCAGGGTTCAAGCGACGCAGTTGCTGTCTCTACTATCAGGTCAGTGGCTCGCGAATCGCCTGTTGCGGAGACTGCGTCTTGGTCTGA
- the tkt gene encoding transketolase, protein MATELTWTDTDKLAVDTARVLAADAVEKTGNGHPGTAISLAPLGYLLYHKVMAIDPSDPNWLGRDRFIMSAGHSSLTQYTQLYLAGLGLELSDLESLRTWGSLTPGHPEYGLTKFVETTTGPLGSGVANAVGMAMAARRERGLLDPDAAPGTSPFDHFVYAIAGDGCMQEGIASEASSLAGTQELGNLIVFYDDNRITIEGDTAIAFGEDVEARYESYGWHVQHVDFTNGGTAYEEDVEALMAAIDNAKAVTDKPSFIRLTTVIGWPIPMLAGLAQLHGAKIGTEGVSALKAELGFEDKPFAIDVDMVQKVRSAFAERGKGLREAWDKKFAVWHDANPDGADLLERMLAHKLPDDLEVPTFEPGKMSTRKASGAVLSALGPQLPELWGGSADLAGSNNTTMKGADSFLPEDRCSEKDPGGPYGRTLHFGVREHAMGGIVNGVTLSGLTRCYGGTFFVFSDYMRPAVRLAALMKVPSIFVWTHDSIGVGEDGPTHQPVEHLAAYRAIPGLDIVRPADANETAVAWRTILEHTDRPAGLVLSRQDLPTIDRSEYASAEGVAKGAYVVSEASSEPKLILIGTGSELAVALEAQKKLEADGVATRVVSMPCQEWFDEQDEEYRESVLPSSVTARVSVEAGIAMGWSKYVDCKGASVSLEHFGASAAGTLLFEKFGFTADHVAEVAKSVL, encoded by the coding sequence GTGGCAACCGAACTGACGTGGACCGACACCGACAAGCTCGCTGTCGACACCGCCCGAGTACTGGCGGCCGACGCCGTTGAGAAGACCGGTAATGGACACCCTGGAACCGCCATCTCCCTGGCTCCGCTGGGCTATCTGCTCTATCACAAGGTCATGGCCATCGACCCGTCAGACCCGAACTGGCTCGGCCGGGACCGCTTCATCATGTCTGCCGGACACTCCTCGTTGACCCAGTACACCCAGCTCTACTTGGCCGGTCTGGGCCTCGAGCTGTCAGATCTGGAATCCCTGCGGACGTGGGGATCCCTGACACCGGGCCACCCCGAGTACGGCCTGACTAAATTCGTCGAGACCACCACCGGACCACTCGGTTCTGGTGTCGCCAACGCCGTCGGCATGGCCATGGCAGCCCGCCGTGAGCGCGGCCTGCTCGACCCGGACGCCGCTCCCGGAACCAGCCCCTTCGACCACTTCGTCTACGCCATTGCCGGCGACGGCTGCATGCAGGAAGGCATCGCATCTGAGGCGTCGTCTTTGGCCGGGACCCAGGAACTGGGCAACCTCATCGTGTTCTATGACGACAATCGGATCACCATCGAGGGTGACACCGCCATCGCGTTCGGCGAGGACGTCGAGGCTCGTTACGAGTCCTACGGCTGGCACGTTCAGCACGTCGACTTCACCAACGGTGGCACCGCCTACGAGGAGGACGTCGAGGCCCTCATGGCGGCCATCGACAACGCGAAGGCCGTCACCGACAAACCGTCCTTCATCCGTCTGACCACCGTTATCGGCTGGCCGATTCCGATGCTCGCCGGTCTGGCCCAGTTGCACGGCGCGAAAATCGGCACCGAGGGCGTCAGCGCCCTCAAGGCGGAGCTCGGTTTCGAGGACAAGCCCTTCGCCATTGACGTTGACATGGTCCAGAAGGTGCGTTCGGCCTTCGCCGAGCGTGGCAAGGGTCTGCGCGAGGCATGGGACAAGAAGTTCGCCGTCTGGCACGACGCCAACCCTGACGGCGCCGACCTTCTCGAGCGGATGCTTGCCCACAAGCTGCCCGACGATCTCGAGGTCCCGACCTTCGAGCCCGGCAAGATGAGCACCCGCAAGGCCTCCGGAGCCGTTCTGAGCGCTCTTGGTCCTCAGCTTCCCGAGCTGTGGGGCGGATCGGCAGACCTCGCCGGCTCCAACAACACCACCATGAAGGGGGCTGACTCCTTCCTGCCCGAGGACCGTTGCTCCGAGAAGGATCCGGGTGGTCCCTACGGTCGTACTCTCCATTTTGGAGTGCGCGAGCACGCCATGGGCGGCATCGTCAACGGCGTCACTCTGTCGGGTCTGACCCGGTGCTACGGCGGAACCTTCTTCGTCTTCTCCGACTACATGCGTCCTGCGGTTCGTCTTGCGGCCCTCATGAAGGTCCCGTCGATCTTCGTGTGGACCCACGACTCCATCGGCGTCGGTGAGGACGGCCCCACTCATCAGCCGGTCGAGCATCTGGCGGCCTACCGCGCCATTCCGGGTCTCGACATCGTCCGTCCGGCCGATGCCAACGAGACCGCGGTGGCATGGCGCACCATCTTGGAGCACACCGACCGTCCCGCCGGTCTGGTGCTGTCGCGCCAAGACCTGCCGACGATCGATCGCAGCGAGTACGCCTCGGCTGAGGGTGTCGCCAAGGGAGCCTACGTGGTGTCCGAGGCCAGCTCCGAGCCCAAGCTCATCCTCATCGGAACCGGATCTGAGCTGGCGGTCGCCCTCGAGGCGCAGAAGAAGCTGGAGGCCGACGGGGTCGCGACCCGCGTCGTCTCGATGCCGTGCCAGGAGTGGTTCGACGAGCAGGACGAGGAGTACCGCGAATCGGTTTTGCCCAGCTCCGTGACCGCTCGCGTCAGCGTCGAGGCTGGTATCGCGATGGGATGGTCGAAATATGTCGACTGCAAGGGTGCTTCGGTCTCTTTGGAGCACTTCGGTGCCTCTGCTGCCGGAACCCTGCTGTTCGAGAAGTTTGGATTCACCGCCGACCACGTTGCTGAGGTCGCCAAGTCCGTGTTGTGA
- a CDS encoding M81 family metallopeptidase, whose protein sequence is MAPRVAICGIHIESSTFTPHMTTAADFTVLRADDLLQRYPWITHSPIPGAEHAEAVGEDLSIPLVREWSEAVEWVPVLHCGALPGGPVEPTAYSAWREEIVDGLREAGHLDGILFDIHGAMSVPGVDDAEGDLIRAIREVVGPEVMVSASMDLHGNVSRALFENCDLLTCYRMAPHEDAWICRERAARNLCELLISDSPKPHKALVHVPVLLPGEMTSTRIEPAKSLYGRIPEVEQRQGILDAAIWIGFAWADEPRNKAAIVVTGTDAHAVEEAALELGREFWKVHSDFVFVAPTDSYPSALDAAIASDKRPFLLSDSGDNPGAGGADDVTVTLAELLGRPEIQDGPVTALLASIVDPAAVAACAEVGVNGHVDIEVGGHLDSREPGPQRVVGVVENLVDDPRGGLTAVVRSGGLTVIVTTKRNQYTTNEQFHRLGMDPRDFDVVTVKIGYLEPDIFDLAADWILTLTPGGVDQDLVRLGHRRIDRPMYPFDPDMADPQLIIVTG, encoded by the coding sequence ATGGCACCGCGCGTGGCCATCTGCGGCATACACATCGAGTCGTCCACCTTCACCCCACACATGACGACGGCTGCGGACTTCACCGTGCTGCGTGCCGACGACTTGCTACAGCGGTACCCGTGGATCACCCACTCCCCCATTCCGGGAGCTGAACACGCCGAGGCCGTCGGCGAGGATCTCTCGATTCCGCTGGTACGGGAATGGTCAGAGGCCGTGGAATGGGTTCCGGTGCTGCACTGTGGAGCGCTACCGGGCGGCCCAGTGGAGCCCACGGCGTACAGCGCCTGGCGTGAGGAAATCGTCGACGGCTTGCGTGAGGCCGGCCATCTCGACGGCATCCTTTTCGACATCCACGGGGCCATGAGTGTCCCTGGGGTCGACGACGCGGAGGGGGATCTCATCAGAGCCATTCGGGAAGTCGTCGGTCCTGAGGTGATGGTGTCGGCGTCAATGGATCTGCATGGGAACGTCTCCCGGGCATTGTTCGAGAACTGCGATCTTCTCACCTGCTACCGGATGGCTCCTCACGAAGATGCATGGATCTGCCGGGAGCGGGCGGCGCGAAACCTGTGCGAGTTGCTCATTTCTGACTCTCCGAAGCCGCACAAGGCTCTGGTGCACGTTCCGGTGCTGCTGCCGGGAGAAATGACGTCGACACGCATTGAGCCGGCGAAGTCGCTGTACGGCCGCATTCCCGAGGTTGAGCAGCGCCAAGGGATCCTCGACGCCGCAATCTGGATCGGGTTCGCGTGGGCTGATGAGCCGCGCAACAAGGCGGCAATTGTCGTCACCGGAACTGATGCCCACGCGGTTGAGGAGGCCGCCCTGGAACTGGGGCGGGAGTTTTGGAAGGTGCACTCCGACTTCGTGTTCGTGGCGCCGACTGATTCCTACCCGTCTGCACTGGATGCCGCGATCGCGAGCGACAAGAGACCCTTCCTGCTGTCGGATTCTGGTGACAATCCCGGGGCTGGTGGGGCTGACGATGTGACGGTAACCCTGGCTGAGCTCTTGGGACGCCCCGAGATCCAGGATGGACCAGTAACGGCCCTTCTGGCGTCAATTGTTGATCCGGCGGCAGTGGCAGCGTGTGCCGAGGTTGGCGTCAACGGCCATGTCGACATCGAGGTCGGCGGGCACCTCGACTCCCGTGAGCCCGGACCGCAGCGCGTCGTAGGAGTTGTCGAAAATCTCGTCGATGACCCGCGAGGCGGGCTCACGGCAGTGGTCCGTTCCGGCGGTCTAACGGTCATCGTCACCACCAAGCGCAACCAGTACACAACCAATGAACAATTCCATCGGCTGGGCATGGATCCGCGTGATTTCGACGTCGTGACCGTCAAGATCGGGTACTTGGAGCCCGACATCTTCGATCTCGCGGCGGACTGGATTCTCACCCTCACGCCAGGTGGGGTTGACCAGGACCTCGTGCGGCTTGGCCACCGTCGAATCGACCGGCCCATGTATCCGTTCGACCCTGACATGGCTGATCCGCAGCTCATAATCGTCACTGGGTGA
- a CDS encoding LacI family DNA-binding transcriptional regulator: protein MYLGHETREPAVEAGERSTTPVTISDVARAAGVAPSTVSRAFSRPGRVSVKTSERIFHAARELGYRQDEVPRVSTSRTHHLVAACVADAMNPVFGATVKGIFAGARKRGYMVVLIDSNESSDIESETTKRSLATVDGFIFAGSRMSDAGLRHLAGMKPVITVNRKVPGVSSVTPAADEGLGDALAHLVADERFTVTYFAGPTASWQSGVRWRSLLDRARRNGRVTVHQLACPTPTIRGGIEVFDMWKAHPTSAVIAYNDLIAIGFMRRAMACGVKVPGDVAVIGFDDIPFSALVSPALSTIRVNQFQMGVVAVNRLLDTVERPSRHEHQAPSEDVVPVSFVARESG from the coding sequence GTGTATCTCGGGCATGAGACACGCGAGCCGGCGGTAGAGGCAGGCGAGAGGTCGACCACACCGGTTACCATCAGCGACGTCGCGCGGGCTGCTGGCGTTGCTCCGTCCACTGTGTCCCGGGCATTTTCTCGTCCGGGGCGAGTGAGCGTCAAGACGTCGGAACGGATCTTTCACGCTGCCCGCGAGCTCGGTTACCGTCAGGACGAGGTGCCCAGAGTATCGACGAGCCGAACTCACCATCTCGTCGCCGCATGCGTTGCTGACGCCATGAACCCGGTGTTCGGTGCCACCGTCAAGGGAATTTTCGCTGGCGCCCGTAAACGCGGCTACATGGTTGTCCTCATCGACTCCAACGAGTCCTCCGATATCGAGTCCGAGACGACGAAACGATCCTTGGCCACCGTGGACGGTTTCATTTTTGCCGGCTCGCGTATGTCCGATGCTGGTTTGCGGCACCTGGCCGGGATGAAACCGGTGATTACCGTCAATCGCAAGGTGCCCGGGGTGTCGTCGGTGACGCCGGCCGCCGATGAAGGTCTTGGGGATGCCCTCGCCCACCTCGTGGCTGATGAACGCTTCACGGTGACCTATTTCGCAGGGCCCACGGCATCGTGGCAGTCCGGAGTGAGGTGGCGCAGTTTGCTCGACCGGGCGCGGCGAAACGGAAGGGTGACGGTCCATCAACTTGCCTGCCCAACACCAACCATCAGGGGTGGCATCGAGGTCTTCGACATGTGGAAGGCCCATCCGACCTCGGCCGTCATCGCCTACAACGATCTCATTGCCATCGGTTTCATGAGACGAGCGATGGCTTGTGGGGTCAAGGTTCCTGGCGACGTGGCGGTCATTGGATTCGACGACATTCCCTTCTCGGCGCTGGTCTCACCGGCCCTGTCGACGATTCGCGTCAACCAGTTCCAGATGGGCGTGGTGGCCGTCAATCGGCTTCTCGACACGGTGGAGAGGCCGAGCCGCCATGAGCATCAGGCTCCCAGCGAGGACGTCGTCCCGGTGTCCTTCGTTGCGCGCGAATCTGGTTGA